The Mauremys reevesii isolate NIE-2019 linkage group 1, ASM1616193v1, whole genome shotgun sequence genome has a segment encoding these proteins:
- the LOC120375633 gene encoding olfactory receptor 52E4-like, translated as MYAIAVLGNFTILFIVKKELSLHEPMYYFLCMLAVSDLVMSTSTVPKMLSIFWFKSREISFSACLTQMYFIHSFSKMESGILVAMAFDRYVAICNPMRYTMILKNSVVAKIGLAVVLRSGIITLPYPFLARQWPYCRTNIIPHFQCGHIGVVKLACADIRISSYYGLFNLISVSGMDVFFITVSYTLILRAIFRLPTKDARLKTFRTCISHLCAISALYIPDFVSSLIQRFGQNVPLHFHILITSVYQLVPPVLHPIIYGVRTEQIRGRLIQLFSHKDT; from the coding sequence ATGTACGCCATAGCCgtgttggggaacttcaccatcctgttcattgtgaagaaGGAGCTGAGCCTTcatgagcccatgtactatttcctctgcatgctggctgtcagcGACCTTGTCATGTCCACATCCACCgtacccaaaatgctgagcatcttctggttcaaatccagggagatcagtttcagtgcctgcctcacccagatgtacttcattcactccTTCTCAAAgatggagtctggaatcctcgtggccatggcttttgatcgctatgtggccatctgcaatCCTATGAGATATACCATGATCCTGAAAAACTCTGTCGTGGCCAAGATAGGCCTGGCTGTGGTACTGCGTAGTGGAATAATCACAttaccctatcccttcctggcgaggcagtggccatattgcagaaccaacatcatcccccacttcCAATGTGGGCATATAGGCGTGGTGAAACTGGCCTGCGCTGACATTCgcatcagtagttactatggGTTGTTTAATCTTATCTCGGTGAGTGGaatggatgtgttttttatcacCGTGTCGTACACTCTGATCCTCCGGGCCATCTtccgcctccccacaaaggatgcccggctcaaaacttttcgtacctgcatctctcatctttgtgccatctcagCTTTGTACATCCCAGATTTTGTCTCCTCTCTCATTCAGCGGTTTGGCCAGAATGTGCCACTTCATTTCCACATTCTTATTACCAGTGTGTACCAGCTGGTGCCCCCCGTGCTGCACCCCATCATTTACGGGGTGAGGACCGAGCAGATCCGGGGCAGGCTGATCCAGCTCTTTTCTCATAAGGACACCTAA
- the LOC120375861 gene encoding olfactory receptor 52R1-like produces the protein MSDSNTTDFRNPSTFILLGIPGLEAAHVWISIPFCAMYAIAVLGNFTILFIVKREPSLHGPMFYFLCMLSVTDLVMSTSTVPKMLSIFWFNSREISFNACLTQMYFIHCFSGMESGNFVAMALDRYVAICHPLRHSIILTNSVVAKIGLAVVLRSGIITLPLPFLARRWPYCRTNIIPHFCCGHIAVVTLACADISISSYYGLFDLLSVIGMDVAFIAVSYTLILRAIFRLPTKDARLKTFGTCISHLCAISALYIPDFFSSLTYRFGHNVPRHFLVLFASVYLLVPPVLHPIIYGVRTKQIRGRLLQLFFS, from the coding sequence ATGTCAGATTCGAACACAACCGACTTCAgaaacccctccaccttcatcctgctgggcattcctggcctagaggcagcccatgtctggatttccatccccttctgtgctaTGTACGCCATAGCTgtgttggggaacttcaccatcctgttcatcgtgaagagggagcccagcctccacgggcccatgttctatttcctctgcatgctgtcTGTCACCGACTTGGTCATGTCCACATCCACCgtacccaaaatgctgagcatcttctggttcaattccagggagatcagtttcaatgcctgcctcacccagatgtatttcattcactgcttctcagggaTGGAGTCTGGGAACTTTGTGGCCATGGCTttggatcgctatgtggccatctgccatcccctgagacattccatcATCCTGACAAACTCTGTTGTGGCCAAGATAGGCCTGGCCGTGGTACTGCGTAGTGGCATAATCACATTACCCTTGCCCTTCCTGGCGAGgcggtggccatattgcagaaccaatatCATCCCCCACTTTTGTTGTGGGCATATAGCTGTGGTGACGCTGGCCTGCGCTGACATCagcatcagtagttactatggcctgTTTGATCTTCTCTCTGTGATCGGAATGGACGTGGCTTTTATTGCCGTGTCCTATACTCTGATCCTCCGGGCCATCTtccgcctccccacaaaggatgcccggctcaaaacttttggaacctgcatctctcatctttgtgccatctcagctttgtacatcccggatttcttctcctctctcacataccggtttggccacaatgtgccccGGCACTTCCTCGTTCTCTTTGCCAGTGTGTACCTGCTGGTGCCCCCTGTGCTACACCCCATCAtttatggggtgaggaccaaacagatccggggcaggctgctccagctcttttTTTCATAA